TGATGCCTCCTTTCCAAATGACCTCGCCATTCCTAACAACACGCATGTGGTGATTGCGGTGGATGGTTCCTTCTATAACCAGGCATCCTGCAATTTTCCCAAGTTGGGAAGCCTTAAAAACTGCTCGGATTTCCGCTTTCCCTTTTTCTACCTCTTCAGCGACTTTATCAAGAAGACCTGCCATCAAATTTTTAACTTCATCCACAGCGTGATAGATGATATCATGCAGGAAAACATGGATGCCGTGTTGCTTCAATAACGGATCTGCGTGGCTTTCAACTTGAGTGTGGAAGCCGATAATAATGGCATTTGATGCTGCAGCAAGCAGAACGTCGGATTCAGAAATCTCACCTACGCCAGTTGCGATGATATCAATTTCGGCCTTATCGGAATCAATCTTGAGAAGAGCCGTTTTTAAAGCCTCCATTGAGCCTTGGACATCTGCGCGTAAGATCACCCTAAGGATCTTTTTAGTGCGGTCGGAAGCTTCTTGGAAAAGATTATCAAGAGAAGCCGCTTTTGTTTGCTGCAGATAAAGCTGTCTTTTATCAAGCTGTCTAGCCTCAGCAATTTGCCGAGCTTCTTTTTCTTCTGAAACGACAATAAATTCATCTCCCGCTTCAGGGATTCCAGAAAGTCCTGTAATTTCTACAGGAGTGGAAGGGGAGGCAGTCTGAAGTTGTTTGCCAAGTTCGTTGCGCATCGTTTTGACACGTCCATAGTTTTCACCGAAAACAAGAGCATCTCCAAGTTTGAGAGTTCCGTTTTGGACGAGAATTGTTGCACATGCTCCCATTCCCTTATGCAATTCTGACTCAATCACAGTTCCCCGAGCACGTTTCTTGGGATTTGCCTTAAGTTCCAATACTTCGGCTTGCAAAGCAAGCATTTCCAGCAGCTCGTTGATTCCTTCGCCAGTGACAGCCGAACAGTTGACGGTAATCGTTGAACCTCCCCAAGATTCCGGGAGGAGTTCACGGTCGGCAAGCTGTCGATAAACTTTCTCTTGATCAAAGTTGGGTTTATCACATTTATTGATAGCAACAACGATACTGACTCCAGCAGCTTTTGCATGGTTGATCGCTTCTTCTGTCTGCGCCCGCATCCCTTCATCGCCTGCAATGACAAGAACAACAATATCTGTCACATCGGCACCGCGCGCGCGCATGGCTGAAAAGGCTTCGTGGCCCGGAGTGTCAAGAATCGCAATGTTTCCTACCTTCGTCTGACACAGGAAGGCTCCGACGTGCTGAGTGATCGCTCCAGCTTCGCTTGTGGCAATGTTAGAATTGCGTATATAGTCGATGATGCTTGTTTTACCGTGGTCGACATGCCCCATGAAAGTCACCACCGGAGCTCGTGTTTCCAAATCTTCTGGAGCCGACTCAGCAATCTCTTCTTTGATTGTCTTATCGGTGATTCTTATTCTTTCTTCCTCGGATGTGTCTACGGTGATTGTGCAATCAAATTCCTCTCCGAGTAGCTGCACTGTCGTCTCATCATCTAAAACGTCATTGATTGTCACTGCAACGCCTTGGAGAAAAAGCTTTTGAATCAATTGGGAAGCCTTTAACTTCATTTCTTGAGCAAGGTCTTTGATTGTGATCGGGAGCCTTATCGTCAATTTGGAAGGGCGTATCGTCATGTCTTCGGAAGGCCCTAATTGCTGCTTATGGCTTCTCTTTTTTCGCCATCTTGAGTCTTCATCAGATGTGCGTAAGCCCTGGCGGTCTCTTGCATCAAATTTACCCATTTGCTGTTTTCTATTCGGATTTACATCCTTATACTCGCGGAAACGCGTGGCTTTCCCTGGCACTTTCTTAGATGAGGATCCTGATTCTTTCTCAACTTGCTGAGGTCGCGGCTGTTGCTGTTCTGCTTTTTTATGTTCTTTCTTTTCTACTTTTTTTGGAGGAGCTTTAGGAGGCAGAATGTCATTGATGTGCCTTCCTGTCGGACCTAGCTGATCAGTTTTTTTCGGAGGTGCGGGAACAGGCTCTTTCTTTGGTTCAGAGGGTGCTTTTTCTGGTCTTTGAGATTTTTCTACAGAAGCCTCAAGAACTTTTATCGGTTCTTCAACCTCTGGAACTGCTTCGTCTTTAACAACAGTTTTTTCTGGCAAGGGAGCAGGCTCTTCGATCTGTTCAGGTGTTTCGGCAAATACGGATTTTGACCTGGCTTTTCGCTTGGGCACTTCTTCGAGAACTTCGCTCTCCGCAGCCTTCTTTGGCTTCTCTTGAGCTGGCTGTTTGGCTGCTTCTTTTTTCTTCACAGAAGAAGCTTTGGAAATTTTAACTTCTTCCTCTTCTTTAGTGTCCGCCTTTTTTGCAGCAAGCTTCTCCTTAACTTTTCCAAGGTTAATTGCCTGTGCAATCTGGGTATTTTTAATGTTTATCTTGAGATCTTTTTTTACCAAGCTTTAAAGCCTCTGTTTTCTTACTTGTTCTAAAATATGATCGGCCATCTCAAGGCTAATGCTAGCTGCATTTGACAGCTGCTCCGGAGATGCCAATAGTAAAGTGCGCGGTGTGTTGAAACCTTCTGCGACCAAATGTTCAAAGACGAGTTTATTAACGCCTTCTATTCCTGTTAGAGGATGATCTAGCGTAGGATCATCGGATTCTGCTAATTCAGTGCGCTGAATTGCCATTGTCTTATTGTAATCAGTCATCCGTTGAACTTCTAGCTCGTATCCGATTAATCTGCTGTTTAAACGGGCATTCATCCCTTTTTTCCCGATCACTGCCGCATAATCGTCATCATCGATGACAATCGAAATGACACGGTCGTCTTCGCTGATGCTGATTTTTCTAATTTCAATAGGAGAAAGGGCATTCTGCAGCAGCTCTATCGGATCATCAGAGTAAGGAATAATATCGATTTTTTCGCTATTGAGTTCTCTTACTACATTTTTGACCCGGTTGCCCCGCATTCCGACGCACGCTCCGACAGGATCGACCTTTTGGTCAGTGGCACGTACGGTTAATTTTGTGCGATACCCCGCTTCCCGTTCGATTTTATCGATGACGACAATCCCTTCAACGATTTCAGGCACTTCTTGAATCATCAATTGTCTAACGAATTCAGGGCTGCTACGAGATAAAATCACTTCTGCACCACCAGAATCCGTATCGTTCACTTCCATTAATAAAGCTAAAACGCGGTCGCCGATTTTATATTTTTCGGTCTTGGGATATTGCCGCATAGGCATTAATGCCTCGACCTTTCCTAAATCGACGACCAAGTTTGCACCTTTCACGAATCTTTTGACCGTGCCGGAGACCACCTCGTTGACGCGATGGCGATATTCTTCATAGATCACATCCCTCTCGGCACTGCGCAGCTTCTGCGAAATGATTTGACGCGCTTTTTGCGCAGCAATTCTCCCAAAATCCTTAGGGGTTGCCAGGATGTCGATAAATTGACCGATTTCACAATCGGGATCAATCTCTCTGGCTTCCTCAAGCAAAATCTCTTGAGCAGGAACTTCCACTTCGTCAACAATTTCTTTTTCGCTGAAGACATTAATATTGCCGGTTTTGGGATCAATTTGAACAGTAACATTCGATGCACCGCTAACACTTTTGCGTGCAGCAGCCTGAAGCGACTCTTCAATCGCGTGTATGACGATCTCCCTTTGAATCCCTTTTTCTTTTTCGAGGTATTCAAAAATGGCAACCAGATCTTTATTCATGTTTTATGCCTTATGCTCTATTTACCGGATAGGTTTCTAATATGTGCTTTACCTAATCTCGCATATCAGATTCGTTGCTTACAACGACATCGTCTCTGCTGCTCTGTGTTTTATCAAACATATGCTCTTTGATTGAAAGGGAGATTTTCTTGTGTTCAGGATCCACTTTCATGACTTTAGCTGTGACATCAGCACCAACACTCACAACATCTTCCACTTTCCCAAATGCTTCATCGGAAAGTTCTGTGACATGAATCAATCCTTCGAGTCCGTTGTCAAGCTCAACAAATGCTCCATATGCCGTGATTTTTGAGACAGTGCCTTTGACGATACTATCGATTGGCATCGTTTCCTTAATGTCTTCCCAAGGATTTGATCCTAACTGCTTCACGCCAAGAGTAATTTTTTTACTCTCTTTATCCACAGACAAGATTACTGCATCGACCATATCCCCTTTCTTCAAAATTTCAGAAGGGTGGGACACTTTCTTGATCCAACTCAAGTCAGAAATGTGGATGAGTCCTTCAACGCCAGGCTCTAGTTCAACGAATGCTCCATAGTTTGTCAAGCTTTTCACTTCAACTTTGACGTTTTTATCCACAGGATATTTTTCTTCAACTTCATCCCAAGGATTCCTTTCCGTTTGTTTAATTCCCAAAGAGATTTTTCCTTCGTCTCTTTGTACGGATAAGACAATAGCTTCGACCTCGTCGCCTTTATTGACAACTTCGCTCGGATCAGTGACGTTTTTTACCCAAGACATTTCAGAAACGTGGATCAACCCTTCGATGCCATCTTCGATTTCGATGAAAGCTCCATAAGAAAGAAGATTGACGATTTTTCCTTTGACTCGAGTTCCGGGAGGATATTTTTGTTCGATCTCATCCCAAGGATTGGACTCTTTCTGCTTTAGTCCCAAAGCAACACGTCCTTTATCCCTGTCGACAGAGAGGATCATCACTTCCAGCTTGTCGCCGATTTTGACCATTTCCGACGGGTGGCGGATGCGCTTCCAGGTCATATCGGTGATGTGAAGAAGTCCATCAATGCCGTCCAGATCGAGGAAAACTCCGAAATCTGTGATGTTTTTGACGATCCCTTCTCGGATATCGCCTTCGCTGATTGTTGCCAGAAGCTCCGCTTTTTTGGAAATCCTTTCAGCTTCCAAAAGTTCTCTTCTGGAAACGACGACATTTTTGCGATCGATGTTGATCTTGAGAATCTTAAATTCGTAAGTTTGTCCGATGTACTCGTCGAGATTCTTGATCCGCTTGTTGTCGAGTTGAGATCCGGGAAGGAACGCTTCCATTCCAATATCAACCATGAGCCCGCCTTTGACTTTGCGGATCACCTTTCCTTTAACGATGGAGCCTTCCTCACAGTGTTCAAGGATGAATTCCCATTTACGGAGCTTTTCCGCTTTCTCTCTGGAAAGAATGATTTGACCGTTGGAGTCTTCTGCTTCATCAAGAAACACTTCGATTTCGTTGCCTAAGATGATTTGCGAAGGGTCGGAAAACTCTTCCATTGGAACAAGGCCTTCGGATTTTAACCCTACATCAACAACAACAAATTCTTTGGAGATTTCAACAATTTTTCCTTTGAGAATTGAGCCTGGCTTCATCGGCTGGTTTTCATCTGTCGAAGCGTCGGTCGATGTCTGCATGAGCTGTTGAAAGGTTTTTGCGTCTTCTTCTTTGTATTGGACATCATCAAGGATGTTCGCATCATCCCAGCTGTGTTCTTGTTTGTTGGACATTTAGGGTTTACTCCTGATTTTTTAACTGATGCAACAAGTGTATCAAACGCCTAAGAAAAAAAGCAATAGCTATTAAAGGTAGATTTATACGGATAGGTTTAACCCCTGATTGCGTCCTAATCCCTGTACAAACATCTGATAGCTGAGCGTCATCTTTTTCATTTTGCTCCTCGGGAATGCAGGAACATTTCCTTCGTCACAAACTAAAAAATCTGCCGCCCATCTACAGCGTTTGTCCGGGGATTAGGTCGCAATCAGGGGGTTAAGAATCGGTTTCGGTATAGATCACTTTTGAGGTTGCTGTTTCACTTAAGCCTATCGCATGCAAACCCGGAATCTGACGATCGAGGTGGCGGTAGATCCAACGGGCGATAAATTCTGAGGTGGGGGAGTCGGTTTCAAGGGTATCATTCAACCATTTGTGGTCAAAATAAGTGTTGATCATCGGTTTGACGATATCTGAGATGTGATGAAAATCGATCACCATATTTTTCTTGGGGCCGTCGTCAATTAAAGTGCCGCTTTTCACTTGTATTTCTAGAACGTAGGAGTGGCCATGCGGATGTTTGCAAGCGCCATCATGGTGAGCGAGTTGATGCCCTGCTTCAAATCTAAATGTTTTGATGATGGTAAACAAATTCGAGCTCTTGAAGTTAATTCGAAATAGGTAGGATAATATAACACATGACAAGTTATCATTCCAAGCACAAGAGTCGGTTGTGAGTACGTTGATCATGAAGTTTGGAGGTGCTTCGGTCGCCACGCCAAAACACTTCTCTAGAATTGCCGACATTATTCTCCAAAGGAAGCAGGAGTATGAAAGGATTGTGACTGTTGTTTCTGCAATGGGCAACACAACTGACGAGTTGATCTCATTGGCTAAGCAGGTTCATCCAAATCCGCCTCGAAGAGAGTATGACATGCTTGTCACTGTCGGAGAAAGGATCAGCATCTCCTTGCTTGCAATGGCCCTTTCGCTAAAAGAACAGGAAGCAGTGAGTTTTACAGGAAGTCAATCAGGCATCATTACAACTGATGACCACACAGAAGCGCGGATCATCGATGTGCGTCCTTATAGGCTGATCCCGTGTCTGCAAGAGGAAAAAGTTGTGATTGTCGCAGGGTTTCAGGGAGTGAGCATGAATAAGGAAATCACAACGCTTGGCAGGGGAGGATCTGATACGACCGCTGTGGCTTTAGGAATTGCTCTGGAAGCGGAGTGTGTTGAATTTTATAAGGACGTTGCCGGCATTTTTGAAAGGGATCCGAAAAAATTTCCTGAAAGTACGTGTTATTCTTGTTTGACTTATGCTCAATCGAGAAAAATTATTGATTCCGGAGCCAAAGTGCTTTCCATTCGTTGTCTTGACCTGGCCGAGAAAAATGGGATTCCTCTTTGGGTGCGTTCGTTTGATGATGATTCCGATGATCAAGGAACTAGAATTTTTGACCGGAACCTTGTGCTTCCTGTTCAACCGATCTATGAGTACACTTGTCAGAATATGAGAGAAACTGGCAGAATCTCCAATTGTGTATGAACCTATCCATGAAGTTGCTGATTGGTTCATAAGGCGTTTTTTTCTTTATTAATAAGAGTCGAATGATCATGAATAAAGAGCCGGATTTCCCTCTTATTAGCACGGAGCTGGATCTCACATCGGAAAACCATAATCATCTCTATTATTCCAGTCTTGTACCTAGGACGCTGAAGCAG
This genomic window from Waddlia chondrophila WSU 86-1044 contains:
- the nusA gene encoding transcription termination factor NusA, with the translated sequence MNKDLVAIFEYLEKEKGIQREIVIHAIEESLQAAARKSVSGASNVTVQIDPKTGNINVFSEKEIVDEVEVPAQEILLEEAREIDPDCEIGQFIDILATPKDFGRIAAQKARQIISQKLRSAERDVIYEEYRHRVNEVVSGTVKRFVKGANLVVDLGKVEALMPMRQYPKTEKYKIGDRVLALLMEVNDTDSGGAEVILSRSSPEFVRQLMIQEVPEIVEGIVVIDKIEREAGYRTKLTVRATDQKVDPVGACVGMRGNRVKNVVRELNSEKIDIIPYSDDPIELLQNALSPIEIRKISISEDDRVISIVIDDDDYAAVIGKKGMNARLNSRLIGYELEVQRMTDYNKTMAIQRTELAESDDPTLDHPLTGIEGVNKLVFEHLVAEGFNTPRTLLLASPEQLSNAASISLEMADHILEQVRKQRL
- the infB gene encoding translation initiation factor IF-2, producing the protein MVKKDLKINIKNTQIAQAINLGKVKEKLAAKKADTKEEEEVKISKASSVKKKEAAKQPAQEKPKKAAESEVLEEVPKRKARSKSVFAETPEQIEEPAPLPEKTVVKDEAVPEVEEPIKVLEASVEKSQRPEKAPSEPKKEPVPAPPKKTDQLGPTGRHINDILPPKAPPKKVEKKEHKKAEQQQPRPQQVEKESGSSSKKVPGKATRFREYKDVNPNRKQQMGKFDARDRQGLRTSDEDSRWRKKRSHKQQLGPSEDMTIRPSKLTIRLPITIKDLAQEMKLKASQLIQKLFLQGVAVTINDVLDDETTVQLLGEEFDCTITVDTSEEERIRITDKTIKEEIAESAPEDLETRAPVVTFMGHVDHGKTSIIDYIRNSNIATSEAGAITQHVGAFLCQTKVGNIAILDTPGHEAFSAMRARGADVTDIVVLVIAGDEGMRAQTEEAINHAKAAGVSIVVAINKCDKPNFDQEKVYRQLADRELLPESWGGSTITVNCSAVTGEGINELLEMLALQAEVLELKANPKKRARGTVIESELHKGMGACATILVQNGTLKLGDALVFGENYGRVKTMRNELGKQLQTASPSTPVEITGLSGIPEAGDEFIVVSEEKEARQIAEARQLDKRQLYLQQTKAASLDNLFQEASDRTKKILRVILRADVQGSMEALKTALLKIDSDKAEIDIIATGVGEISESDVLLAAASNAIIIGFHTQVESHADPLLKQHGIHVFLHDIIYHAVDEVKNLMAGLLDKVAEEVEKGKAEIRAVFKASQLGKIAGCLVIEGTIHRNHHMRVVRNGEVIWKGGISSIKRVQDDVREVQKGLECGIVINGNLDIEVGDILEAYEIIYITQEL
- a CDS encoding aspartate kinase, encoding MSTLIMKFGGASVATPKHFSRIADIILQRKQEYERIVTVVSAMGNTTDELISLAKQVHPNPPRREYDMLVTVGERISISLLAMALSLKEQEAVSFTGSQSGIITTDDHTEARIIDVRPYRLIPCLQEEKVVIVAGFQGVSMNKEITTLGRGGSDTTAVALGIALEAECVEFYKDVAGIFERDPKKFPESTCYSCLTYAQSRKIIDSGAKVLSIRCLDLAEKNGIPLWVRSFDDDSDDQGTRIFDRNLVLPVQPIYEYTCQNMRETGRISNCV
- the rpsA gene encoding 30S ribosomal protein S1 is translated as MSNKQEHSWDDANILDDVQYKEEDAKTFQQLMQTSTDASTDENQPMKPGSILKGKIVEISKEFVVVDVGLKSEGLVPMEEFSDPSQIILGNEIEVFLDEAEDSNGQIILSREKAEKLRKWEFILEHCEEGSIVKGKVIRKVKGGLMVDIGMEAFLPGSQLDNKRIKNLDEYIGQTYEFKILKINIDRKNVVVSRRELLEAERISKKAELLATISEGDIREGIVKNITDFGVFLDLDGIDGLLHITDMTWKRIRHPSEMVKIGDKLEVMILSVDRDKGRVALGLKQKESNPWDEIEQKYPPGTRVKGKIVNLLSYGAFIEIEDGIEGLIHVSEMSWVKNVTDPSEVVNKGDEVEAIVLSVQRDEGKISLGIKQTERNPWDEVEEKYPVDKNVKVEVKSLTNYGAFVELEPGVEGLIHISDLSWIKKVSHPSEILKKGDMVDAVILSVDKESKKITLGVKQLGSNPWEDIKETMPIDSIVKGTVSKITAYGAFVELDNGLEGLIHVTELSDEAFGKVEDVVSVGADVTAKVMKVDPEHKKISLSIKEHMFDKTQSSRDDVVVSNESDMRD
- the queD gene encoding 6-carboxytetrahydropterin synthase QueD, giving the protein MFTIIKTFRFEAGHQLAHHDGACKHPHGHSYVLEIQVKSGTLIDDGPKKNMVIDFHHISDIVKPMINTYFDHKWLNDTLETDSPTSEFIARWIYRHLDRQIPGLHAIGLSETATSKVIYTETDS